One Archangium violaceum genomic window, ACGGCGTTGGCGCGGCTGTGAGGTGCACCCGGCCGTTGAGCGTGTCGAGGAAGGCCGCTTCGAACTTCTGGCGATCCGCCGACACGCCGACCCACACCGGATGCCCGGTCTCCGACTCCTGCGTCCGCCCGCTGTCCGCGCCTTCCTCCTCGATGACCCGCACCGTCTTCTGCTCGAAGGTGACGATCCCCTCCACGGCGAGGGCCGCCGCCGCGAGCGGATCCCAGAAGAAGAACGTGCCACCGCGGACGTAATCCATGTCGCTGGACAGGAGCCGGTAGACGAACTCCGCCTCGGGTGTCTGGCGATCCGCGTCGAGCCGCTGGATGAACGCCTCGGTCACCTGGACGTGGTTGGTCGCATCGAGCGGAACCAGCGTCACCGGGATGGCCTCGAAGACCCGCGCCGCCGCGTAGGGGTCCACGTAGATGTTCCACTCGCCATGGGGATTGGGCGGGTTGACGCCCGGGCTGTCACCGATGTTGCCGGGCACCGTGACGGCTCCGCCCATCAGGTAGAGCCGCTCCACGCGCTCGGCGAGCGAGGGCTTCGCCTGGAGCGCCTCCGCCACGTTGGTGAGGTTGCCCAGGGCGAGCACCGTCACCTTCCGTTGGGAGCCCTCCAGGACGGAGGTCAGCACCTGCACGGCCGTCGAGCCGGAGGCGGAGGTGCGTGGCTCGGGGAGTGGGATGCCGTTGAGGGTGTCCGCCTGCTCGCGCCAGGGCTCCGGGAAGGCATGGGTGCCTCGGAGGGGTGTTTCCCGGCCACAGGCCACGGGAATGTCCGCGTGATTCGCGAGCGCCAGCAACCGCAGCGCGTTGCGCACGCCCTGCTCACAATGCGCCAGCCCCGCGCCGGTGACGGTGAGGGCCTTCACCTCCACGTCGGGCCGGCGCAGCAGGAACAGGATGGCCATGGCGTCATCCGAGCCCATGTCGGTGTCGATCACCACGGGGGTACGCCGGTCAGGCGTCGTCTCGGGCGGCCGGCATGCGGCCAGTGTGAGGCATAGCAGCAGGGCGCTCCACGGAGAGGGACGTCGAGAGTTCGTCATGCCAGGGAGATTACCCGCTCATGGGGACTCCCACGGCGCTGGAAAAGAGCCGGGCCACCGAGGACGAGCGGGAGTGCTCGCGCCAGGTGGCCCGTGGAGTGAGAGGGTTGGAGGGGTTGAGGCCCCTCTCACTACATCATCTTTTCCAGACCGGCGTCCCGGGAGAGCAATTCCCGGAGATGGGCTCTCGCCAGACGGAGCCGGCTGCGGACCGTTTCGAAGGGGACCTCCAGTTCTTCAGCCATCTCCGGGACACTCATTCCCATCACGTGGTGGAGGAGCAGGGCACGCCGCTGCTCATCGGAGAGCTGCTCCATCAGCTTCTCGAGCTGGCGTCGCAGAAGACAGTCTTCGGGCTGAGTGGCGCTCGGGGGTAGCGCGTTCTGCTCGACCAACTCGTCATCCACGTCCAGCTGGGATCGTTCGGCGCGAGCGCGCCTCGCGGCGGCGAAGGTCACTCGCGCCACGACCCGGTCGGCCCAGGAGGCGAACGCCCCCTCTCCGCGATAGGTGGGGAGCCCGCGCAGGATGGCGACCAGGGCTTCCTGGGTAATATCATCTACTTCGGACTCGCCGTGGACCGAGTACCGGACCAGGTTGCGAACCCTTGGCAGAAGCTCAGCGATCAATGCTTCGGCCGCATCACGCCGACCTTCCATGGCAGCGCGGAGGCGCGGCTCCTGGATCATCGTCATTCTTTGCATGGCGGTGGGAGTTGCTGACCAGGTCTCCGGCCACGCGAGGTCATCGCGTGGCCGGAGAGGTTCACTACTTCAGTTTCGAATACAGCGCGTCCAGCAGCGATCCATCATCCGAGCTCAGCTCCCAGGCCATCACGCCGCCCAATCCCTTGCTCAGGACGTAGTCCGCCTTGGCGCTCATGGACTGCGGATCGTCATAGGCAATCCAGATCTTCGTGTTCGGGTTGTACACGTAGGCTTCCCTGGCCTCCGGATGGAAGTACTTGGTGTACCCGTTGACGTTCTCGTAGTTGCGCTTGATGTCCTTGTAGTCGAACACGCCCGTGGGCCCGGACTCCCCGTTATCCCAGGTGCCCATGGTGGGGGCGCCGCTCTGGAAGAGGCCGTTGTTCACGTTGGGCACGCTGCCCCAGCCGCGGCCGTAGAACGGCACGCCCACGACGATCTTGTCGGGCGTGACGCCCAGCTCGAGCATCTTGGCGATGCTCCCGTCGGTGTAGAAGCCGGAGCTCGCCGCCGGGTCGCCCGTGACGCGGTAGAGCGCGGACTGGAAGTTCGTCGAGCTCTCGAAGGCGCCGTGATAGTCGTAGGACATCACGTTGATCCAGTCGAGGATCTGCGACAGCTTCTTCGTCTCCTGCTTGTTGGCCAGCAGGTCCGGCGAGGCGCCCGTCGCGATGGTGAGCAGGTACGGCTTGCCCGTCTGCGCGGAGACGGCGTTGAGCTGATTGCGGAACTCCTGCATCAGCAGCGTGTAGT contains:
- a CDS encoding nucleoside hydrolase, with amino-acid sequence MTNSRRPSPWSALLLCLTLAACRPPETTPDRRTPVVIDTDMGSDDAMAILFLLRRPDVEVKALTVTGAGLAHCEQGVRNALRLLALANHADIPVACGRETPLRGTHAFPEPWREQADTLNGIPLPEPRTSASGSTAVQVLTSVLEGSQRKVTVLALGNLTNVAEALQAKPSLAERVERLYLMGGAVTVPGNIGDSPGVNPPNPHGEWNIYVDPYAAARVFEAIPVTLVPLDATNHVQVTEAFIQRLDADRQTPEAEFVYRLLSSDMDYVRGGTFFFWDPLAAAALAVEGIVTFEQKTVRVIEEEGADSGRTQESETGHPVWVGVSADRQKFEAAFLDTLNGRVHLTAAPTPSGSTGSVAAAGNPT
- a CDS encoding RNA polymerase sigma factor: MTMIQEPRLRAAMEGRRDAAEALIAELLPRVRNLVRYSVHGESEVDDITQEALVAILRGLPTYRGEGAFASWADRVVARVTFAAARRARAERSQLDVDDELVEQNALPPSATQPEDCLLRRQLEKLMEQLSDEQRRALLLHHVMGMSVPEMAEELEVPFETVRSRLRLARAHLRELLSRDAGLEKMM